A DNA window from Caretta caretta isolate rCarCar2 chromosome 7, rCarCar1.hap1, whole genome shotgun sequence contains the following coding sequences:
- the LOC125640369 gene encoding mannose-binding protein-like translates to MHLHQPFKALVLAMALMMASGGDINKHEEYMNACPVIQCCAPGTNGLPGRDGRDGKEGPKGEKGDQGAGLRGLQGFPGKAGPQGAKGDQGPQGEKGQKGESATFDALQRQVAALEKNIQTLQADVRRHQNFFSLQWVKSVGKKTFMSTGRKDSFENGKSLCAKAGGALACPRNQAENTALREILKASEEAYLGISDVQTEGRFVYLNGEPVTYTNWNTGEPNNNGNEDCVAMYDTGKWNDLDCSNSKVSIICEF, encoded by the exons ATGCATCTCCATCAGCCTTTCAAAGCTCTAGTGCTGGCCATGGCATTGATGATGGCATCAGGTGGGGATATAAATAAACATGAAGAGTACATGAATGCATGCCCAGTCATTCAATGTTGTGCTCCTGGAACCAATGGTTTACCAGGCAGAGATGGAAGAGATGGGAAAGAGGGTCCCAAAGGAGAAAAGGGAGACCAAG GAGCCGGACTGAGAGGTTTGCAGGGTTTCCCTGGAAAGGCAGGACCTCAGGGAGCAAAAGGAGATCAAGGACCACAAGGCGAGAAAGGACAAAAGGGAGAAAGTGCAA CATTTGATGCTCTTCAAAGACAAGTCGCTGCTTTGGAAAAGAACATCCAGACTCTTCAAGCTGACGTTAGAAGACACCAAAATT TTTTCTCTTTGCAATGGGTCAAGAGTGTTGGTAAGAAAACATTTATGTCAACGGGCAGAAAAGattcttttgaaaatggaaaatccCTGTGCGCAAAAGCTGGAGGTGCACTCGCCTGTCCACGCAATCAGGCTGAGAACACAGCCTTGCGAGAAATACTGAAGGCTTCCGAAGAAGCATATTTAGGAATATCTGATGTGCAAACTGAAGGCAGATTTGTGTATCTGAATGGAGAACCTGTAACTTACACAAACTGGAACACAGGAGAACCAAACAATAATGGGAACGAAGACTGTGTTGCAATGTATGACACTGGAAAGTGGAATGACCTGGATTGTTCAAATTCAAAAGTATCCATTATTTGTGAATTTTAA